A window of the Lonchura striata isolate bLonStr1 chromosome 35, bLonStr1.mat, whole genome shotgun sequence genome harbors these coding sequences:
- the SNRPA gene encoding U1 small nuclear ribonucleoprotein A, with the protein MAVQDPRPNHTIYINNLNEKIKKDELKKSLYAIFSQFGQILDILVSRSLRMRGQAFVIFKEMSSATNALRSMQGFPFYDKPMRIQYAKTDSDIIAKMKGTFVERERDRDRDRERKRDKRKAKGGEAPGPKKSGAGVQGAAQGAVPGMAPLAQPPRMLPHLAGQPPYIPPPGMIPAPGMAPNPGIPPGMAPQPGMAPIPTPQPLSENPPNHILFLTNLPEETNELMLSMLFNQFPGFKEVRLVPGRHDIAFVEFDTEVQAGAAREALQGFKITQSNAMKISFAKK; encoded by the exons ATGGCGGTGCAGGATCCCCGGCCCAACCACACCATCTACATCAACAACCTGAACGAGAAGATCAAGAAGGACG agctgaAGAAGTCCCTCTACgccattttttcccagtttgggcagattttggacattttggtgtcGCGCAGTCTCCGCATGAGGGGCCAGGCCTTCGTCATCTTCaaggagatgagcagcgccaccaatgCCCTGCGCTCCATGCAGGGCTTCCCCTTCTACGACAAACCTATG CGGATCCAGTACGCCAAGACAGACTCTGACATCATCGCCAAGATGAAGGGAACGTTCGTGGAGCGGGAACGGGATCGTGACCGGGACCGGGAGCGCAAACGGGACAAGCGCaaagccaaggggggagaggcccctgGCCCAAAAAAGAGCGGGGCTGGAGTGCAGGGGGCTGCGCAGGGAGCAGTACCC GGAATGGCACCACTGGCACAGCCGCCCCGGATGCTGCCGCACCTGGCGGGGCAACCGCCCTACATCCCTCCCCCGGGCATGATCCCAGCCCCGGGAATGGCCCCAAACCCAGGAATCCCCCCGGGAATGGCCCCACAGCCTGGAATGGCCCCGATCCCCACCCCACAGCCT ctgtcggaaaaccccccaaaccacaTCCTGTTCCTGACCAACCTCCCTGAGGAGACCAATGAGTTGATGCTCTCCATGCTCTTCAACCA GTTCCCGGGGTTCAAGGAGGTGCGCCTGGTGCCCGGGCGCCACGACATTGCCTTCGTGGAGTTTGACACCGAGGTGCAGGCAGGCGCCGcccgcgaggccctgcagggcttcaAGATCACCCAGAGCAACGCCATGAAGATCTCCTTTGCCAAAAAGtga